In one window of Plasmodium cynomolgi strain B DNA, chromosome 13, whole genome shotgun sequence DNA:
- a CDS encoding hypothetical protein (putative): protein MGVEDISAEELEKATRSFVSIESATQISRRYVRKKLEEIFNLEENSLYERKKEINDIVAKVLTNLLEEENRKKNEELRAKDANAHSVETNDKADQNGENCNSRKRRNSQNKTKEDIVKTENLNDDKSSSEQSDSNDRSSSKKRKKNDEPLSARKKQANVMTKDYFLDNAESLLCNISDNIKLKLEPRIFSTGSCGW from the exons atgggtgTTGAAGACATATCTGCGGAGGAGCTGGAAAAGGCGACAag ATCCTTCGTTTCGATAGAATCGGCTACCCAAATAAGCAGAAGATACGTCCGAAAAAAGCTAGAAGAGATTTTTAACTTGGAGGAAAATTCCCTgtacgaaaggaaaaaagagattAATGACATTGTTGCCAAGGTATTGACAAACCTCCtggaagaggaaaataggaaaaaaaatgaagagttgCGCGCTAAGGATGCAAACGCGCACAGCGTAGAAACGAATGACAAAGCggatcaaaatggggaaaactGCAATTCGAGGAAAAGGCGCAATAGCCAG AACAAGACGAAGGAAGACATTGTTAAAACGGAAAACTTGAATGATGATAAATCATCTAGTGAGCAATCAGATAGCAATGATAGAAGTTCAtcgaaaaagaggaaaaaaaatgacgagcCCCTTTCTGCTAGGAAGAAACAAG CCAACGTGATGACGAAGGATTACTTCCTAGACAATGCCGAGTCTCTACTTTGCAACATATCggataacataaaattaaaactgGAACCACGAATTTTCAGCACGGGCAGTTGCGGATGGTAG
- a CDS encoding DNA replication licensing factor MCM2 (putative): MEDKKKVEEDLESNKYDIDEEDLLDDEGRLNEEERQAELEGESLFEEDEGFIFGVDDEKKEMQKLRNLGLDNDEYDDDFIDDELDYEDNLKARRAAERHIQMQRKQEGKYEKNKFWKTLEDQLEGDDEEEDIFDKVAEKVAKRRENMHLSAEETDIPDLSNLESAKICLSVNPKDVIFDERYQQAADTCFRYFLHKFSLKDSMGINLDQSIQSEGNEEEGMNNSHQYYIDKIEKMILNDKHTLIVSAKHLIQFHCENLVQWIEFKPEQILEVLHECLMVEAYRISPKLYKGRLCKVVLKDWPYSTQLRNLRCTELNTLIKVTGVCIKRGYVLPKLRVMYLKCNSCDTTLSEVPIYFADGKKPVLPRRCPHCQSATFSVDRVKTAYTDFQKITLQESPSSVPAGRAPRQREVVVTGDLVDKVKPGEEVEVLGIYKTKYDIGLNIKYGFPILQTEIEANNIERKEDIQLSELTEDDIKDILKLSKDPNIRERIITSIAPAIWGHKDIKTSIAYALFGGVQKGGDKSNAKSTDSGNFGIQNKDILNNFKGGHTIRGDINVLLLGDPGLGKSQVLQYVHKTNLRTVYTTGKGASAVGLTAGVRKDYTTNEWTLEGGALVLADEGICIIDEFDKMTDKDRVSIHEAMEQQSISISKAGIVTTLRARCAVIAAANPIYGRYDPTLTFKENVDLSDPILSRFDLITVLRDIPNVDEDFYLAEYVVTNHQLSHPKLENTQNYQKRIENLKNVIVSSSAYEPIPQDLLQKYIIYARTNCKPGLSDVPYAEISAKLSNFYSRVRQKASASGGYPLTLRHIESIIRIAEANAKMRLSQQIVSKDVDYAIATLLESYVSCQRFAVAKQLSKEFARYRALFRGGHEVLCELVRRTIQQTIQRENLKNASAKAFQNDAESGTENETEILNPNNVFLPLQIFMKTAMQNKFSEYQIVNWMKSKVFNEQYAVIKRDGVEGIISKKFKL, encoded by the exons ATGGAG gacaaaaaaaaagtggaggaagacTTAGAGTCGAACAAGTACGACATTGACGAAGAAGACCTGTTGGACGATGAAGGCAGAttaaacgaagaagaaagacaAGCGGAACTGGAAGGAGAGAGTCTGTTTGAAGAGGATGAAGGGTTCATATTCGGAGTGGACGacgaaaagaaggaaatgcaaaaacTCCGAAATCTAGGGCTAGACAATGACGAGTATGATGATGATTTTATTGATGACGAACTGGACTATGAAGACAACTTGAAAGCGAGAAGAGCAGCAGAAAGACATATACAAATGCAAAGGAAGCAGGAAGGGAAATacgaaaagaataaattttggaaaacatTAGAAGATCAGCTAGAGGGAgatgatgaagaggaagataTCTTTGACAAAGTTGCAGAAAAAGTTGCAAAGAGGAGAGAAAATATGCATCTCTCAGCAGAGGAAACAGACATCCCTGATTTATCAAATTTGGAAAGCGCCAAAATATGTCTCTCTGTAAATCCAAAGGATGTCATATTTGATGAAAGATACCAGCAAGCAGCAGACACCTGTTTTCGCTACTTCCTGCATAAGTTTTCTTTAAAAGATTCCATGGGCATAAATTTGGACCAGTCCATTCAATCAGAAGgaaatgaagaggaaggtATGAACAACTCTCATCAGTATTATATTgacaaaatagaaaagaTGATTTTAAATGATAAGCATACCCTAATCGTGTCAGCGAAACATCTGATTCAATTCCATTGTGAAAATTTGGTACAGTGGATCGAATTTAAACCAGAACAAATATTAGAAGTACTACACGAATGCCTTATGGTGGAGGCTTATAGGATTTCACCAAAGCTTTACAAAGGAAGATTGTGTAAAGTCGTTTTGAAAGACTGGCCTTATTCTACTCAGTTAAGAAATTTAAGATGCACCGAGTTGAATACATTAATTAAAGTCACAGGGGTGTGTATAAAGAGGGGTTATGTATTGCCCAAACTGAGAGTCATGTATCTGAAGTGTAATTCTTGTGACACTACCTTATCAGAAGTGCCCATTTATTTTGCTGATGGGAAGAAACCAGTACTTCCTAGGCGCTGCCCACATTGTCAATCGGCTACCTTCTCAGTGGACAGAGTAAAAACGGCTTACACAGATTTTCAGAAAATTACGTTACAAGAATCACCCAGTTCTGTTCCAGCTGGTAGGGCCCCCAGACAAAGGGAAGTGGTAGTCACAGGGGACTTAGTAGATAAGGTGAAACcaggagaagaagtagaaGTCCTAGGAATATACAAAACTAAGTACGACATAGGACTGAACATTAAGTACGGATTCCCCATTTTACAAACCGAAATTGAAGCAAACAATATAGAGAGAAAAGAAGACATTCAACTGAGCGAATTGACAGAAGATGATATTAAGGACATTTTGAAATTATCCAAAGATCCAAACATAAGAGAAAGAATTATCACCTCCATCGCACCAGCTATTTGGGGACACAAAGATATCAAAACGTCAATTGCGTATGCATTATTTGGAGGGgttcaaaaggggggagacaAAAGTAATGCAAAAAGTACTGACAGCGGCAACTTTGGAATTCAAAATAAAGACATTTTAAACAATTTCAAAGGGGGACATACCATCAGAGGAGATATCAATGTGCTCCTTTTGGGAGACCCAGGGTTGGGAAAGTCACAAGTGTTGCAATATGTTCATAAGACCAATCTAAGAACTGTGTACACAACTGGTAAGGGAGCTTCCGCTGTTGGTTTAACTGCTGGAGTGAGAAAGGATTACACAACTAACGAGTGGACATTAGAAGGAGGAGCGTTAGTCCTGGCGGACGAAGGAATCTGCATCATTGACGAGTTTGACAAGATGACAGATAAGGATAGAGTGAGTATTCACGAAGCCATGGAACAGCAATCCATCTCCATTTCCAAAGCTGGTATTGTGACGACCTTAAGAGCGAGATGCGCCGTCATAGCTGCTGCAAATCCGATATATGGTAGATACGACCCAACGTTGacatttaaagaaaatgtagATCTCTCAGACCCCATTTTAAGCAGATTCGACTTGATTACCGTTTTGAGAGATATTCCAAATGTGGACGAGGATTTTTACCTGGCCGAGTATGTTGTCACGAATCATCAGTTGAGTCACCCCAAATTGGAGAATACACAAAATTATCAGAAAAGgattgaaaatttaaaaaatgtgattgTCTCATCTTCTGCGTATGAACCCATTCCACAAGACCTACTGCAGAAGTATATCATCTATGCAAGGACCAATTGTAAGCCGGGCTTGTCAGATGTGCCCTATGCAGAAATTAGTGCAAAACTTTCCAATTTTTATAGCCGAGTTAGACAAAAGGCTAGCGCATCAGGGGGATACCCATTAACCTTAAGACATATCGAAAGTATCATTCGTATTGCTGAAGCAAATGCAAAGATGAGGTTGTCTCAACAAATTGTTTCCAAAGATGTAGATTACGCAATTGCAACTTTACTCGAATCTTATGTATCCTGTCAAAGGTTCGCCGTGGCCAAACAGTTAAGTAAGGAATTCGCTAGGTACCGGGCTCTCTTCAGAGGTGGCCATGAAGTCCTTTGCGAATTGGTTAGAAGAACCATACAACAGACGATTCAACGGGAAAACCTAAAAAACGCATCTGCCAAGGCCTTCCAAAATGATGCCGAATCGGGAACCGAAAATGAAACGGAAATTTTGAACCCAAACAATGTTTTCCTGCCCctacaaatttttatgaaaacagCCATGCAGAATAAGTTTTCCGAGTACCAAATTGTCAACTGGATGAAGTCTAAGGTTTTCAACGAGCAGTACGCGGTTATAAAGCGGGACGGCGTCGAGGGTATCATCAGCAAGAAGTTTAAGCTGTGA